The following coding sequences are from one Candidatus Nitrohelix vancouverensis window:
- the ispD gene encoding 2-C-methyl-D-erythritol 4-phosphate cytidylyltransferase → MKVAAIIPAGGQGVRMGGTQAKQYLTLGDKPILRHTLEVFQSCGLIDSVILSIPEADVVSVRREYLPDFMVLSAVVAGGAQRQDSVFNGFQAVDASAELIVVHDGVRPFATREMIESVIRSAEQHGAAIVAVPLSDTLKRADAEGRVKETIPRENLWRVQTPQAFRRDVLERAFQKAQEDSFYGTDEASLVERLGLPVAIVTGSEMNIKVTRPEDLIIGEGILASRAE, encoded by the coding sequence GTGAAAGTCGCGGCCATCATTCCAGCCGGAGGGCAGGGCGTTCGCATGGGAGGGACGCAAGCCAAGCAGTACCTGACCCTGGGCGACAAGCCGATCCTGCGCCACACGCTGGAAGTGTTTCAGTCCTGCGGCCTGATCGATTCCGTGATCCTCTCGATCCCCGAAGCCGATGTTGTATCGGTGCGGCGCGAATACCTTCCCGATTTTATGGTTCTCAGCGCAGTCGTCGCAGGCGGAGCGCAACGTCAGGATTCGGTATTCAACGGCTTTCAGGCGGTGGATGCGTCGGCGGAACTGATCGTAGTGCATGACGGCGTGCGTCCTTTTGCGACCCGAGAAATGATCGAGTCCGTGATCCGCTCCGCAGAACAACATGGCGCGGCCATTGTCGCGGTGCCGCTTTCGGACACACTGAAACGGGCCGATGCGGAAGGGCGCGTCAAGGAAACCATTCCGCGGGAAAATTTATGGCGGGTGCAGACGCCGCAGGCCTTTCGTCGCGACGTCTTGGAACGAGCGTTTCAAAAGGCGCAGGAGGATTCCTTTTACGGCACCGATGAAGCCTCGCTGGTGGAGCGGCTGGGATTGCCGGTCGCCATCGTTACGGGATCGGAAATGAATATCAAGGTCACGCGACCGGAGGATTTGATC
- the radA gene encoding DNA repair protein RadA, whose product MAKATSIFVCQNCGHQSSKWMGKCPGCEGWNSLAEESAPSKTTKARPMHGGPAKGVMALSEIQAVDVVRAPTGIGELDRVLGGGLTPGSLTLIGGDPGIGKSTLLLQCLAGFASQGKKALYISGEESPTQIKQRAERLGAVSDNFLVCSEICIEDVLNLLDKVKPDVMVFDSIQTFYTNELSSAPGSIGQVRETAFRILQYIKAHSIPGFLVGHITKDGAISGPKSLEHIVDTVIYFEGERGAGYRVLRAVKNRFGPTPELGVFEMRDGGLREVDNPSEIFLSERRADSPGSVIVSSLEGSRPLLVEVQALAAASNSIGMPRRMGTGFDQNRLALLIAIMEKKLGLALQGEDIFINIVGGFRLSEPAGDLGVAAAIAGSFRNHLGLPKTAVMGEVGLTGEVRPVNQLETRLAEAEKLGFENCVVPFSSRNEKSERKTALKIYPVKTLEEAFDILFET is encoded by the coding sequence ATGGCAAAAGCGACTTCTATCTTTGTCTGTCAAAACTGCGGGCACCAGTCTTCTAAATGGATGGGCAAATGCCCCGGTTGCGAAGGCTGGAATTCGCTGGCCGAAGAATCGGCTCCCAGCAAAACTACCAAGGCGCGACCCATGCACGGAGGCCCGGCCAAAGGGGTCATGGCGCTGTCGGAAATTCAGGCGGTGGACGTTGTGCGCGCGCCGACCGGTATCGGAGAGTTGGACCGGGTGCTGGGCGGCGGTTTGACGCCAGGTTCCCTTACTTTGATCGGCGGCGATCCGGGAATCGGCAAATCCACTCTGCTATTGCAATGTCTTGCCGGGTTCGCTTCGCAGGGGAAAAAAGCGCTCTATATTTCCGGCGAAGAGTCGCCTACACAGATCAAGCAACGCGCCGAGCGTCTGGGCGCCGTGTCGGACAATTTTCTGGTCTGCTCTGAAATCTGCATCGAAGACGTTCTGAACCTTCTCGACAAGGTCAAGCCAGATGTGATGGTGTTCGACTCGATCCAGACCTTTTATACGAACGAACTTTCCTCCGCCCCCGGCAGTATCGGCCAGGTGCGGGAAACGGCGTTCCGCATCTTGCAATACATTAAAGCGCATTCCATCCCAGGCTTCCTTGTTGGACATATCACGAAAGACGGTGCGATCTCCGGCCCAAAATCCCTAGAGCATATCGTCGATACGGTGATCTATTTTGAAGGCGAACGCGGCGCGGGCTATCGCGTCCTGCGCGCGGTGAAAAATCGTTTCGGTCCGACCCCGGAACTGGGCGTGTTTGAAATGCGCGACGGCGGACTGCGAGAGGTGGACAATCCGTCGGAAATCTTTTTATCCGAGCGACGCGCCGACTCGCCCGGATCGGTCATCGTTTCCAGTCTGGAGGGCAGTCGTCCTTTACTGGTGGAAGTTCAGGCCCTTGCCGCGGCCTCCAATTCCATTGGCATGCCGCGTCGCATGGGAACGGGCTTCGATCAGAACCGCCTGGCTCTGCTCATCGCCATCATGGAAAAGAAACTGGGACTGGCCTTGCAGGGGGAAGACATTTTCATCAACATCGTCGGCGGCTTTCGCTTGTCAGAACCGGCGGGAGACCTCGGCGTAGCGGCGGCGATTGCGGGCAGTTTTCGCAATCACCTGGGCCTGCCCAAAACGGCGGTGATGGGGGAAGTCGGTTTGACCGGCGAGGTGCGTCCCGTCAACCAGTTGGAAACGCGCCTGGCGGAAGCGGAGAAGCTGGGTTTTGAAAACTGCGTGGTGCCTTTTTCTTCGCGTAACGAGAAGTCGGAACGGAAAACCGCCTTGAAAATTTACCCGGTGAAGACGCTGGAAGAAGCTTTCGACATTCTTTTTGAAACCTGA
- the pal gene encoding peptidoglycan-associated lipoprotein Pal — translation MDGANGSFADDPQMERGVFSERSTDSSGNAMSSGNGMDSAGGSFSSGGGADFGGDGGDMTMPGDGYAGRFSANGGSSNGFAENAPGGNGSGNRQFKEPGDGYSGSFDGNGGKNGMTSSQMGEAIQEARLLPFKSTSNLGDVFFSYDKFDLDGKTKSVLDQNADYMKKHPNVQVEIQGHCDERGTNNYNIALGERRANAVKKYLMSKGVSGDRLHTISYGEEKPFCFESGENCWRENRRGHFMVSE, via the coding sequence ATGGATGGAGCAAATGGTTCATTTGCGGATGATCCTCAGATGGAAAGAGGCGTGTTCAGCGAGCGTAGCACCGATTCATCTGGCAACGCCATGTCTTCGGGCAATGGAATGGATTCTGCGGGCGGTTCCTTTTCGTCTGGCGGCGGCGCTGACTTCGGCGGCGACGGCGGAGATATGACGATGCCCGGCGACGGTTATGCGGGACGTTTTTCCGCGAATGGCGGAAGCAGTAATGGTTTTGCAGAAAATGCACCTGGCGGGAACGGTTCGGGGAACCGACAGTTCAAAGAGCCTGGCGACGGCTATTCCGGAAGTTTTGACGGCAACGGTGGTAAAAACGGAATGACATCCAGCCAAATGGGCGAAGCGATTCAGGAAGCGCGTTTGTTGCCTTTCAAATCGACCTCCAATCTGGGCGACGTGTTCTTCTCTTATGACAAGTTCGACCTGGATGGAAAAACGAAAAGCGTTCTGGATCAAAATGCAGACTACATGAAAAAACATCCTAATGTTCAGGTTGAAATTCAAGGGCATTGTGATGAGCGCGGCACCAATAATTACAATATTGCGCTTGGCGAAAGACGAGCCAATGCTGTAAAGAAATATTTGATGTCGAAAGGCGTTTCCGGCGATCGACTTCACACCATCAGTTATGGCGAAGAGAAACCGTTTTGTTTTGAGAGCGGTGAAAATTGCTGGCGTGAAAACCGACGCGGACACTTCATGGTGTCTGAGTAG
- a CDS encoding TonB family protein, whose product MQRTADFNQMLVASVFFHLLLMALAFYLPQQVLRNPIELPVFHVAVVELPGAASGENIQAPASSGETVALETPPSAAISPKPIATKPEASAPTKKIAPPKPVTEKKTAPAKAPENKALALLNELSGGEAAKKSLVEELDQVARLQPRVNGAKQTADALKLQEKLNALDEVKQTQTKKQPAPPKPIPEAPIQDFEKFKMKEKSRVEAARKSADDAQALRDAEFEALKNKKAPAPSPTLSALERLEELERLTALNALQAKRNKADSMDKPRVEDSAKAPQLAPLSKREKGDLKALDAIVKSLESLSGSTADSVDIKTAPVEVQTRAPSTQGLRGLAVAVESSAPASGSKNSITANPPVGVDNGSSGGGQNLQAMYVALIQRKVDEKWKTPLGSENRSVQVSFYIYVKGNIDKPRLIKSSGNRHLDSLAVQAILDAEPLPPFPEGLDMANMHLTLNFTYKPEKS is encoded by the coding sequence ATGCAGCGGACAGCCGATTTCAATCAGATGCTGGTCGCCTCGGTATTTTTTCATCTTTTGCTGATGGCCCTGGCGTTTTACCTGCCGCAACAGGTTTTGCGAAATCCGATTGAGTTGCCGGTCTTTCATGTCGCCGTGGTGGAGTTGCCCGGCGCGGCGTCAGGCGAAAACATTCAGGCGCCTGCAAGCTCCGGCGAAACGGTGGCGCTTGAAACGCCGCCTTCTGCGGCGATAAGTCCAAAGCCGATAGCGACCAAGCCGGAAGCGTCGGCGCCGACAAAGAAAATCGCCCCTCCCAAGCCCGTTACGGAGAAGAAGACCGCCCCTGCAAAGGCGCCAGAGAACAAGGCGCTGGCCTTGCTGAATGAATTGAGCGGCGGCGAGGCGGCGAAGAAAAGTCTGGTGGAGGAATTGGATCAGGTGGCTCGCCTGCAACCCCGGGTCAACGGCGCGAAGCAAACGGCTGATGCGCTCAAGCTCCAGGAAAAATTAAACGCTTTGGATGAAGTCAAGCAGACGCAGACAAAGAAGCAACCGGCTCCGCCCAAACCGATTCCCGAAGCGCCGATTCAGGATTTTGAAAAATTTAAGATGAAGGAAAAGAGCCGCGTGGAGGCCGCTCGAAAGTCGGCGGATGATGCACAGGCGTTGCGCGACGCAGAATTTGAGGCCCTGAAAAATAAAAAAGCGCCGGCGCCTTCGCCCACGCTCTCGGCTTTGGAGAGACTTGAAGAACTGGAGCGCTTGACCGCTTTGAACGCGTTGCAGGCGAAACGGAACAAGGCCGATTCGATGGACAAACCGAGGGTTGAAGATTCTGCAAAAGCGCCTCAGTTGGCCCCCTTGTCAAAGCGGGAGAAAGGCGACTTGAAAGCCCTTGACGCTATTGTCAAAAGTCTTGAATCCTTGTCAGGTTCGACTGCCGACTCTGTGGATATTAAAACCGCTCCCGTGGAAGTGCAGACCCGGGCCCCTTCGACTCAGGGGCTTCGCGGGCTGGCAGTTGCCGTAGAATCGTCGGCCCCGGCTTCAGGATCGAAAAATTCAATCACGGCCAACCCTCCGGTCGGCGTTGACAATGGTTCCAGCGGCGGCGGGCAGAATCTACAGGCGATGTATGTTGCGTTGATACAGCGAAAGGTGGATGAGAAATGGAAAACGCCTTTGGGGTCCGAAAACCGATCCGTTCAGGTTTCGTTTTATATTTATGTGAAGGGTAATATCGATAAGCCGCGTCTGATAAAAAGTTCCGGGAACAGGCATTTAGATTCGCTGGCGGTCCAGGCTATTCTGGATGCCGAGCCTCTTCCCCCCTTTCCCGAAGGACTTGATATGGCAAACATGCATTTAACGTTGAACTTTACCTACAAGCCAGAAAAAAGCTGA
- a CDS encoding ExbD/TolR family protein, which translates to MMRKRRPLMAEINVTPFVDVMLVLLVIFMITAPLMKHGMEVQLPEESIAPIKSKPVPTVTVKSNKRMFWDEEEIDSLQGLTERAKTYHAENEKGEIYLRADKMLDYGFVMHVLATIKRAGVLNIGMVTEPSEG; encoded by the coding sequence ATGATGCGTAAACGCAGGCCGTTGATGGCAGAGATCAACGTGACGCCCTTTGTCGACGTGATGCTGGTTCTACTGGTCATTTTCATGATCACCGCGCCCTTGATGAAGCACGGCATGGAGGTTCAACTTCCCGAGGAGTCGATCGCGCCGATCAAGTCCAAACCGGTTCCCACCGTCACCGTGAAAAGCAATAAACGCATGTTCTGGGACGAAGAGGAAATAGACAGTCTGCAAGGCTTGACGGAGCGGGCGAAAACCTATCATGCAGAAAATGAGAAAGGCGAGATTTACCTGAGAGCCGACAAAATGCTGGATTACGGTTTTGTCATGCACGTGCTGGCGACCATCAAGCGAGCAGGCGTTTTAAACATTGGCATGGTGACCGAACCTTCCGAGGGATGA
- the tolQ gene encoding protein TolQ, giving the protein MENVIAGTSFGISELVLQSGPVGKAVLVILFLFSILSWAIILQKMMVYKNSRNEDRKFLEKFAASQNLTQVYRYAQELSYSPVARVFLTGYRELYYFQEMTKKAKVDKGQAVVPGVPTVTPLDIKGIGLAMNKAINREIESLSNRLEFLATTGSASPFIGLFGTVWGIMHSFRTIGVKGTASIGGVAPGIAEALIATAAGLVAAIPAVIFFNYLNDKIRLFTSSMDDFSHDFLYLTEKNWSVSPQEMANPDSTR; this is encoded by the coding sequence GTGGAGAATGTTATCGCTGGAACGTCGTTTGGAATTTCCGAGCTAGTCCTGCAGTCCGGGCCTGTCGGCAAGGCGGTGTTGGTCATCCTGTTTTTATTTTCTATTTTGTCTTGGGCCATCATCCTGCAAAAAATGATGGTTTATAAAAATTCAAGAAACGAGGATCGTAAATTTCTGGAAAAATTTGCGGCTTCTCAAAACCTGACCCAGGTTTACCGTTATGCGCAGGAATTGAGTTACAGCCCTGTTGCCCGGGTTTTTCTGACCGGTTACCGGGAATTGTATTATTTTCAGGAAATGACCAAGAAAGCCAAGGTGGATAAAGGCCAGGCAGTGGTTCCTGGCGTCCCGACGGTCACTCCGTTGGATATCAAAGGCATTGGTCTGGCAATGAACAAGGCGATCAATCGCGAAATCGAATCCTTGTCTAACCGGCTTGAATTTCTCGCAACGACCGGAAGCGCGTCTCCGTTCATCGGCCTGTTTGGAACCGTGTGGGGCATCATGCATTCGTTTCGAACGATTGGCGTGAAAGGCACCGCAAGCATTGGCGGCGTGGCTCCTGGAATCGCCGAAGCCTTGATTGCGACGGCGGCTGGACTGGTCGCGGCGATACCGGCGGTTATTTTCTTCAATTACCTGAACGACAAGATACGCCTGTTCACCAGCTCGATGGATGACTTTTCCCATGATTTCCTTTATCTGACTGAGAAAAACTGGTCCGTCTCCCCTCAGGAAATGGCGAATCCAGACTCGACCCGCTGA
- the efp gene encoding elongation factor P, with the protein MVAYVSGNGIRPGYVIKYNNQLYRVMSAEHRTPGNKRAFCQAKLRSLRDGNQTEVKFRADEEVERAALEQAEMEYLYVDPAGYCFMNLETYDQVFVEEDLLKDVIKFMLPNTKVQMEFYEEKAIGVSLPETVELRITETDPPMKGATVSGSGKPATMETGLVVNVPQFIETGEVIRISTTSGDYQERVKN; encoded by the coding sequence ATGGTAGCATACGTTAGCGGCAACGGAATACGACCGGGTTATGTGATTAAGTACAATAACCAACTTTACCGCGTCATGTCGGCGGAACACAGAACCCCGGGCAACAAGCGCGCTTTTTGTCAGGCAAAGCTCAGAAGTCTGCGCGACGGGAACCAGACAGAAGTCAAGTTTCGCGCCGATGAAGAGGTCGAGCGCGCCGCTTTGGAACAAGCGGAGATGGAATATTTATACGTAGATCCCGCCGGGTATTGCTTCATGAATCTGGAAACCTACGATCAGGTCTTCGTCGAAGAGGATTTGCTCAAGGACGTGATCAAGTTCATGTTGCCCAATACCAAAGTTCAGATGGAGTTTTATGAAGAAAAGGCGATCGGAGTCTCTCTGCCGGAAACGGTTGAGTTGAGGATCACCGAAACGGATCCCCCGATGAAAGGGGCGACGGTGTCCGGTTCGGGCAAGCCTGCAACGATGGAGACGGGTCTGGTTGTCAACGTGCCTCAGTTCATCGAAACCGGAGAGGTGATCCGGATTTCCACGACTTCGGGCGATTATCAGGAACGTGTAAAAAACTGA
- a CDS encoding class I SAM-dependent methyltransferase, protein MNCPLCLSSQTALFLEGDQREYQACSVCALIFVPSSHHLPLDEERARYLEHENSLDNPGYVNMFQKKIDLLQLHCPNITRILDYGCGYEPVLKALLKRAGFQAEGFDPYFFQEWDKNARYDLVISTETVEHFSQPGKELQTMLSALAPRGYLALMTRFYPSRDREHDRDAFSDWYYKRDPTHVAFYGPATFDWIADALALKIIHTNDFDFIIMQKTL, encoded by the coding sequence ATGAATTGTCCGCTCTGCCTGTCCAGCCAAACCGCTTTATTTCTCGAAGGAGACCAGCGCGAATATCAGGCCTGCTCTGTCTGCGCGCTGATTTTTGTTCCGTCGAGCCATCACCTGCCTTTGGATGAAGAGCGGGCGCGTTATCTGGAACATGAAAACAGTCTGGACAACCCCGGCTACGTCAACATGTTTCAGAAAAAAATTGATCTGCTACAATTGCACTGCCCGAATATCACCCGCATTCTTGACTATGGATGCGGCTACGAGCCGGTATTGAAAGCTCTGCTCAAGCGGGCCGGTTTTCAGGCCGAAGGCTTCGACCCTTATTTCTTTCAGGAATGGGACAAAAACGCGCGTTACGATCTGGTCATTTCCACCGAAACCGTCGAGCATTTCAGCCAACCCGGCAAGGAACTGCAAACCATGCTATCGGCTCTGGCCCCACGGGGATATCTGGCGCTGATGACGCGCTTTTACCCATCCCGCGACCGCGAGCACGACCGGGATGCATTCAGCGACTGGTACTACAAGCGAGACCCGACCCATGTCGCGTTTTACGGCCCGGCGACTTTCGACTGGATCGCCGACGCCCTGGCCTTGAAAATCATCCACACGAACGACTTCGATTTCATTATCATGCAAAAAACCTTGTAG
- the ettA gene encoding energy-dependent translational throttle protein EttA, whose product MAGEYIFTMQEMSKTYGAKTILSNINLSFYHGAKIGIVGDNGAGKSTLLRIMAGEDKEIDGKAQLLKGCRVGYLPQEPRLAPDKTVRENVEEAFAHIKQLIEEFNAVSAKMAEPMDDDEMQKAMDKMGRLQDEIDAADGWELDRQVDVAMDALVLPPDDQKADTLSGGEIRRVALCSLLLQKPDMILLDEPTNHLDAETVQWLEDALKEYPGNVIVSTHDRYFLDNITKWILELDGGRGIPFEGNYSSWLEQKAERLKHKEKSASDLQRRLLNELEWVRSTPGARRKKNKGRVKEYEKLSAQNVDLNENSLDIQIAPGPQLGELVIETKGLTKGYGDNLLIDNLDLNIPRGAVVGLIGPNGAGKSTLFRMIVGEETPDAGEVKIGPSVELSYVDQHRHELDGDRSVFEEITGGTEHIEVAGKTINARSYVGKFNFKGTDQQKKVSQLSGGERNRVHLAKLLRRGGNVLLLDEPTNDLDVSTLRNLENAILHFSGCVLVISHDRYFLDRICTHLLVFEGNSGVRWFEGNCEEYLEKRKQELGGRNENRRSKYKKLTLR is encoded by the coding sequence ATGGCGGGAGAATATATTTTCACAATGCAGGAGATGAGCAAAACATACGGCGCAAAAACCATTCTCTCCAACATCAACCTCAGTTTTTATCACGGCGCGAAAATCGGCATCGTCGGCGACAACGGCGCGGGAAAATCGACGCTCCTGCGCATCATGGCGGGGGAAGATAAAGAGATCGACGGCAAGGCCCAACTGCTCAAAGGATGCCGCGTCGGATACCTGCCTCAGGAACCGCGTCTGGCTCCAGACAAAACCGTGCGCGAGAACGTCGAGGAAGCCTTCGCCCATATCAAACAGTTGATCGAAGAATTCAACGCCGTCAGCGCCAAAATGGCGGAGCCGATGGACGACGACGAAATGCAGAAAGCCATGGATAAAATGGGGCGCCTTCAGGACGAGATCGACGCCGCCGACGGTTGGGAACTGGATCGCCAGGTCGACGTCGCCATGGACGCGCTGGTCCTGCCGCCGGACGACCAAAAAGCCGACACCCTGTCGGGCGGCGAAATCCGTCGCGTGGCCCTGTGCAGTCTGCTCCTGCAGAAACCCGACATGATCCTGCTCGACGAGCCGACCAACCATCTCGACGCCGAAACCGTGCAATGGCTCGAAGACGCTTTGAAAGAATACCCCGGCAACGTCATCGTCTCCACGCATGACCGTTATTTTCTCGACAACATCACCAAATGGATTCTGGAACTGGACGGCGGTCGCGGCATTCCCTTCGAAGGCAATTACTCCTCCTGGCTGGAACAGAAAGCGGAACGCCTGAAGCACAAGGAGAAATCTGCAAGCGATCTGCAACGCCGCCTGCTCAACGAGCTGGAATGGGTGCGTTCTACGCCCGGCGCGCGACGCAAAAAGAACAAAGGACGCGTCAAGGAATACGAAAAACTTTCCGCTCAAAATGTCGACCTGAATGAAAATTCCCTCGATATCCAAATCGCTCCTGGCCCGCAACTCGGCGAACTGGTCATCGAAACCAAGGGTTTGACGAAGGGATATGGCGACAATCTTCTGATCGATAACCTCGACCTAAACATTCCGCGCGGCGCGGTGGTCGGTTTGATCGGCCCCAACGGCGCGGGCAAGTCCACGCTGTTCCGCATGATCGTCGGCGAAGAAACGCCGGACGCGGGCGAAGTCAAAATCGGCCCGTCTGTCGAGCTTTCTTACGTCGACCAGCATCGGCACGAACTCGACGGCGACCGCAGCGTTTTCGAGGAAATCACCGGCGGGACCGAGCATATCGAAGTGGCGGGCAAAACCATCAACGCGCGTTCTTATGTAGGCAAATTCAATTTCAAGGGCACGGATCAGCAGAAAAAGGTCTCTCAACTCTCCGGCGGCGAGCGCAACCGGGTTCATCTGGCCAAGCTCCTGCGACGCGGCGGCAACGTTTTATTGCTGGACGAACCGACCAACGATCTCGACGTGTCCACCCTGCGTAATCTGGAAAACGCGATCCTGCATTTCAGCGGATGCGTTCTGGTCATCAGCCATGACCGTTATTTTCTGGATCGCATCTGCACCCACCTGCTGGTTTTCGAAGGAAACAGCGGCGTGCGCTGGTTTGAAGGGAACTGCGAGGAGTATCTGGAAAAACGCAAACAGGAGTTGGGCGGGCGCAACGAAAACCGTCGTTCCAAATACAAAAAACTGACCTTGCGATAA
- a CDS encoding cytochrome c — translation MTENSGRLMVAALVAFGVSCAPIAVSSADENCPQARKTLSAPAKFQAMQGGDGASLEKGRALYETQSKPIACKVCHGDQGNGLGDPDFESFPPARNFACAETMKGISDGQLFWIIKNGSPRTSMPAFKDLTTDEAWSLVAYIRSFSR, via the coding sequence ATGACGGAAAATAGCGGCAGGTTGATGGTAGCGGCGCTGGTCGCGTTTGGTGTGAGTTGCGCTCCGATAGCGGTTTCAAGCGCGGACGAAAATTGTCCGCAGGCGCGAAAAACCCTCTCGGCCCCGGCGAAATTTCAGGCGATGCAGGGGGGCGACGGCGCGTCGTTGGAAAAAGGTCGCGCCCTCTACGAGACACAATCAAAACCCATCGCCTGCAAGGTCTGTCATGGCGATCAGGGAAACGGGTTGGGCGATCCGGATTTTGAAAGTTTCCCGCCGGCAAGAAATTTTGCCTGCGCCGAGACGATGAAAGGTATTTCCGACGGGCAGTTGTTCTGGATCATCAAAAATGGCTCTCCCAGAACGTCCATGCCCGCCTTCAAGGATTTGACGACGGACGAAGCCTGGAGCCTGGTGGCTTATATCCGCAGTTTTTCCCGCTGA
- a CDS encoding c-type cytochrome: protein MSVSASLGRHFLQSFILCGILVLTMDSTAVAAMYSGAAPAIQSPKGILLASGICPQNRETRPAPRDVSALANPALGDAEAVERGKRLYYKDAKPTACRLCHGNRGNGNGSLAPGMNPPPRNFTCVETMRGLSDGQMFWIIQNGSRGTAMPPHKATLSDGEIWDLIEFIKSFGINRERSMQ, encoded by the coding sequence ATGTCCGTCTCTGCCAGTCTCGGGCGACATTTCTTGCAGAGCTTCATTCTGTGCGGGATTCTGGTCTTGACGATGGATTCAACCGCCGTCGCCGCTATGTACTCCGGCGCGGCGCCTGCAATCCAGTCGCCGAAAGGAATTCTGCTGGCGTCCGGCATTTGTCCTCAGAACCGGGAGACTCGCCCGGCGCCCAGGGATGTGAGCGCTCTTGCAAATCCGGCTCTGGGCGACGCCGAAGCCGTTGAGCGCGGAAAGCGTTTGTACTATAAAGACGCGAAGCCGACGGCTTGCCGCCTGTGTCACGGCAATCGCGGCAACGGCAATGGCAGTCTGGCGCCGGGGATGAACCCACCGCCGCGCAATTTCACCTGCGTCGAGACGATGCGCGGTTTGTCCGACGGTCAGATGTTCTGGATCATTCAGAACGGTTCGCGCGGCACGGCGATGCCGCCGCACAAGGCGACGCTTTCAGACGGCGAGATATGGGATCTGATCGAGTTTATTAAAAGCTTCGGGATCAATCGCGAAAGGTCAATGCAATGA
- a CDS encoding c-type cytochrome yields MIYSFVLSLATLCLWVEWSVLAEAAGMGHRMRHRMQHQLHHGTGFEGNGICPQERFTQAAPDEAQKLTNPLKPTPNHMEAGRALYHTDAQPTACKVCHGPGGNGMGMMAPGLNPPPRNFSCAETMKDVTDGQMFWIIKNGSQGTEMPPYKLNLNDHQIWQLIMYIRELGQQAP; encoded by the coding sequence ATGATTTATTCGTTTGTATTGAGTCTGGCGACATTATGTCTGTGGGTGGAGTGGAGCGTCCTGGCGGAAGCCGCGGGCATGGGACACCGAATGCGCCACCGGATGCAACATCAATTGCACCACGGTACAGGATTCGAAGGTAACGGAATCTGCCCGCAGGAACGATTCACGCAAGCGGCGCCCGATGAAGCCCAGAAGTTGACCAATCCGCTGAAGCCGACGCCCAATCACATGGAGGCCGGGCGGGCTTTGTATCACACGGACGCGCAACCCACCGCCTGCAAGGTGTGTCATGGGCCTGGCGGCAACGGGATGGGGATGATGGCTCCGGGCTTGAATCCGCCGCCGCGTAATTTCAGTTGCGCGGAGACGATGAAGGACGTTACCGACGGGCAGATGTTCTGGATCATCAAGAACGGTTCTCAGGGTACGGAGATGCCGCCCTACAAATTGAACTTGAACGATCATCAGATATGGCAGTTGATCATGTACATCCGCGAGTTGGGCCAACAGGCTCCTTGA